From Streptomyces sp. NBC_00775, one genomic window encodes:
- a CDS encoding SDR family NAD(P)-dependent oxidoreductase, which translates to MSGFGFTDKVMLVTGGAGGIGSALCRRFASGGARCIVVDIDDARAMKVAADLPGAGHTGIGCDLMDRAQVERLFELVADSYGRLDVLVNNVGMTSAERFDVRSVESIEREISLNLTSPLVATRIAIPLLMASRDARVVTTVSLGGIFPLGETPIYTASKFGLRGAMLAIGLDLRSKGILAGSVLPSATDTRMLRQEAVDGGNSMQFQDRPQQPADVVAAVVSLLDKPRLEAYPRPGESRLVRFAMLMPNLLPRVFPLFRKRGDRGMARYLEELRRRGLARRTEGRWELVEEA; encoded by the coding sequence ATGAGCGGGTTCGGCTTCACCGACAAGGTCATGCTGGTGACCGGCGGCGCGGGCGGCATCGGCAGTGCGCTGTGCCGTCGCTTCGCCTCCGGCGGTGCTCGCTGCATCGTCGTCGACATCGACGACGCCCGCGCCATGAAGGTGGCCGCGGACCTTCCCGGCGCCGGGCATACGGGCATCGGCTGTGACCTGATGGACCGCGCCCAGGTGGAGCGGTTGTTCGAGCTGGTCGCCGACTCCTACGGCCGCCTCGACGTGCTCGTCAACAACGTGGGCATGACCAGTGCGGAACGCTTCGACGTCCGCAGCGTCGAGAGCATCGAGCGGGAGATCAGCCTCAACCTGACCTCTCCGCTGGTCGCGACCCGGATCGCCATTCCTCTTCTCATGGCTTCCCGGGACGCCCGGGTGGTCACCACGGTCTCCCTCGGCGGGATCTTCCCGCTGGGCGAGACCCCGATCTACACCGCCTCCAAGTTCGGACTGCGTGGCGCGATGCTCGCCATCGGGCTCGACCTCAGGAGCAAGGGCATCCTGGCCGGGTCGGTGCTCCCTTCGGCGACCGACACCCGGATGCTGCGTCAGGAAGCCGTGGACGGCGGGAACTCCATGCAGTTCCAGGACCGGCCCCAGCAGCCCGCCGACGTGGTCGCGGCCGTGGTGAGCCTGCTGGACAAGCCCCGACTGGAGGCCTACCCCCGGCCCGGTGAGTCCCGTCTGGTGCGGTTCGCGATGCTCATGCCGAACCTGCTGCCCCGGGTCTTCCCGCTGTTCCGCAAGCGCGGTGACCGCGGCATGGCCCGCTATCTGGAGGAACTCCGCAGACGCGGACTGGCCCGCCGGACAGAGGGGCGCTGGGAGCTGGTGGAGGAAGCATGA
- a CDS encoding aldehyde dehydrogenase family protein, with translation MTTNETLQVVNPATGEPITSLPAASADDVAKAAEQARRVHDAGVWSRLPVRERGAVLLRLADLMERDAEILARLDSEDAGKPITECRTGDVPGAIESIRWFAEAADKVFGRLAPSGPDALGLMSREPVGVVAAILPWNYPLAMTAWKVGPALAAGNCLLVKPAEATPRSALHLAALAAEAGLPDGVLTVLPGYGQEAGAALARHPLVGALSFTGSTATGRRILKAAADSNFKRVSLEMGGKSPQVLMADALSYGDELIDNMIEAAFLTMGQNCTAGSRVLVHRSIAEEVLERFTAAARELVIGDPAHPRTRMGPLINHAAFDRVAGAVEAARAGGAQIHTGGLPHGLPPRGAYYPPTVITRAPDGSDVLTKELFGPVVTVQTFTSEDEAVRRANATEYGLAASVWTRDLDTALRLARGIETGVVSVNAYSEGDITTPFGGWKQSGFGGAEKSTDAFDQWTREKTIWIRTR, from the coding sequence ATGACCACGAACGAGACGCTGCAGGTCGTCAACCCCGCCACTGGGGAGCCGATCACCAGCCTGCCCGCAGCGAGCGCCGACGACGTCGCCAAGGCCGCCGAGCAGGCGCGGCGGGTCCACGACGCCGGGGTGTGGTCGCGGCTGCCGGTCCGGGAGCGCGGCGCGGTGCTGCTGCGATTGGCCGACCTCATGGAACGCGACGCCGAGATCCTCGCCCGGCTGGACAGCGAGGACGCGGGCAAGCCGATCACGGAGTGCCGTACGGGCGACGTACCGGGCGCGATCGAGTCGATCCGCTGGTTCGCCGAGGCCGCCGACAAGGTCTTCGGCCGCCTCGCGCCGAGCGGCCCGGACGCTCTCGGCCTCATGAGCCGGGAACCGGTCGGGGTCGTCGCGGCGATCCTGCCGTGGAACTACCCCCTTGCGATGACCGCGTGGAAGGTCGGACCGGCGCTGGCGGCGGGCAACTGCCTCCTGGTCAAGCCCGCCGAGGCGACCCCGCGTTCGGCCCTGCACCTGGCCGCACTCGCCGCCGAGGCAGGCCTGCCCGACGGGGTGCTCACGGTACTGCCCGGGTACGGCCAGGAAGCCGGCGCGGCCCTCGCTCGTCATCCCCTCGTGGGGGCGCTCTCCTTCACCGGGTCCACCGCGACCGGTCGCCGCATCCTCAAGGCCGCCGCCGACAGCAACTTCAAGCGCGTCTCGCTGGAGATGGGCGGCAAGAGCCCCCAGGTGCTGATGGCCGACGCGCTCTCCTACGGGGACGAGCTCATCGACAACATGATCGAGGCCGCGTTCCTGACCATGGGGCAGAACTGCACGGCCGGCTCCCGGGTTCTGGTTCACCGCAGTATCGCCGAGGAGGTCCTGGAGCGGTTCACGGCCGCGGCGAGAGAGCTCGTCATCGGCGATCCGGCCCACCCGCGCACGCGGATGGGGCCGCTCATCAACCACGCCGCCTTCGACCGGGTCGCGGGAGCCGTGGAGGCCGCCCGGGCCGGCGGAGCCCAGATCCACACCGGGGGACTGCCCCACGGGCTGCCTCCGCGCGGCGCCTACTACCCGCCCACCGTGATCACCCGCGCCCCCGACGGCAGCGACGTCCTCACCAAGGAACTGTTCGGCCCCGTCGTCACCGTCCAGACCTTCACCTCCGAGGACGAGGCGGTACGCAGGGCCAACGCCACCGAGTACGGGCTCGCCGCCTCGGTCTGGACCCGCGACCTCGACACCGCGCTGAGGCTGGCCCGGGGCATCGAGACCGGCGTGGTCTCCGTCAACGCCTACAGCGAGGGCGACATCACCACCCCTTTCGGCGGTTGGAAGCAGTCGGGCTTCGGCGGAGCGGAGAAGTCCACCGACGCCTTCGACCAGTGGACCCGGGAGAAGACGATCTGGATCCGCACCCGCTGA
- a CDS encoding AraC family transcriptional regulator, whose product MSLDPGPADSPGTSRSTSATIQPNILRYLVVVADERGVDLRPLLRQMGLDETVMRSAALRVSYRQGSAVIRRALELTGDERLGLKVGSAQHLTAWGLLGFALMADDTLQLAIETGVRYQNLSGAMVVWSAGGGEEDEAFVLRADLPDPAMDPAVASFLSEEAFASVVTLSRLAVDPAFTPRAVEFSLPPPRQLDLYDALFRCPVRFGTPTNRMVIDPAWARTRMPGRDPVSYASTLETLDAQMASRRDQQDLLEVLEISVAQGLPAVPSFAEQARRHATSERTLRRRLADCGTTYEALVEGVRRERVEQLLLRPELTLRDIARRAGFSDERALRRAVRRWHGTSPVQLRERMRADRL is encoded by the coding sequence ATGTCCCTTGACCCCGGCCCGGCGGACTCTCCCGGGACCAGCCGCAGCACGTCGGCGACGATCCAGCCGAACATCCTGCGCTATCTCGTCGTGGTCGCCGACGAGCGCGGCGTCGATCTGCGGCCCTTGCTGAGGCAGATGGGACTGGACGAGACGGTCATGCGCTCCGCCGCGCTGCGGGTGTCGTACCGGCAGGGCAGCGCGGTGATCCGGCGTGCGCTGGAGCTCACCGGCGACGAGCGCCTGGGGCTGAAGGTCGGCTCGGCGCAGCACCTGACCGCGTGGGGCCTGCTCGGCTTCGCCCTGATGGCCGACGACACGCTCCAGCTCGCCATCGAAACCGGGGTGAGGTACCAGAACCTGTCCGGGGCGATGGTGGTGTGGTCGGCCGGTGGGGGTGAAGAGGACGAGGCCTTCGTGCTGCGCGCCGATCTTCCCGATCCCGCCATGGACCCGGCCGTGGCTTCCTTCCTGAGCGAGGAGGCGTTCGCCTCCGTGGTCACCCTGTCCAGGCTGGCCGTCGATCCGGCCTTCACACCGAGGGCGGTGGAGTTCTCGTTGCCGCCTCCGCGCCAACTCGACCTGTACGACGCCCTGTTCCGCTGTCCGGTCCGCTTCGGCACCCCCACCAACCGCATGGTCATCGACCCCGCGTGGGCCCGTACCCGGATGCCCGGCCGGGATCCGGTGAGCTACGCGTCGACGCTGGAGACGCTCGACGCGCAGATGGCTTCCCGCCGTGACCAGCAGGATCTGCTGGAGGTGCTGGAGATCTCCGTCGCGCAGGGCCTCCCGGCGGTGCCTTCGTTCGCCGAACAGGCGCGGCGGCATGCGACGAGCGAGCGGACGCTGCGCCGTCGGCTGGCCGACTGCGGCACGACGTACGAGGCACTCGTCGAGGGAGTGCGCCGGGAGCGCGTCGAACAGCTGTTGCTCCGCCCGGAACTGACACTGCGCGACATCGCCCGCCGTGCGGGATTCTCCGACGAACGGGCGCTGCGCCGCGCGGTACGCCGCTGGCACGGCACCTCCCCGGTCCAGCTGCGGGAGCGGATGCGTGCGGATCGCCTGTGA